Proteins co-encoded in one Streptococcus pyogenes genomic window:
- a CDS encoding ribonuclease Y: protein MVNIILLIVSALIGLILGYALISIRLKSAKEAAELTLLNAEQEAVDIRGKAEVDAEHIKKTAKRESKANRKELLLEAKEEARKYREEIEQEFKSERQELKQLETRLAERSLTLDRKDENLSSKEKVLDSKEQSLTDKSKHIDERQLQVEKLEEEKKAELEKVAAMTIAEAREVILMETENKLTHEIATRIRDAERDIKDRTVKTAKDLLAQAMQRLAGEYVTEQTITSVHLPDDNMKGRIIGREGRNIRTLESLTGIDVIIDDTPEVVILSGFDPIRREIARMTLESLIADGRIHPARIEELVEKNRLEMDNRIREYGEAAAYEIGAPNLHPDLIKIMGRLQFRTSFGQNVLRHSVEVGKLAGILAGELGENVALARRAGFLHDMGKAIDREVEGSHVEIGMEFARKYKEHPVVVNTIASHHGDVEPDSVIAVLVAAADALSSARPGARNESMENYIKRLRDLEEIATSFDGVQNSFALQAGREIRIMVQPEKISDDQVVILSHKVREKIENNLDYPGNIKVTVIREMRAVDYAK, encoded by the coding sequence ATGGTTAATATTATTTTATTAATTGTTTCTGCCCTCATTGGTTTAATATTAGGTTATGCACTTATTTCGATTAGACTCAAGTCTGCGAAGGAAGCTGCAGAGTTGACTCTTTTAAACGCTGAACAAGAAGCTGTTGATATTCGTGGCAAAGCAGAAGTAGATGCTGAACACATCAAAAAAACAGCTAAACGTGAAAGTAAAGCAAATCGTAAAGAATTACTTTTAGAAGCAAAAGAAGAGGCAAGAAAATATCGTGAAGAGATTGAACAAGAATTTAAGTCTGAAAGACAAGAGCTTAAACAACTCGAGACACGCTTAGCGGAGCGCTCCTTAACTCTTGACCGTAAAGATGAAAACCTATCAAGTAAAGAAAAGGTACTAGATAGTAAAGAACAAAGTCTGACCGATAAATCTAAACACATTGATGAGCGGCAACTTCAAGTGGAAAAACTTGAAGAGGAGAAAAAAGCAGAACTGGAAAAAGTTGCTGCGATGACGATTGCAGAAGCGCGTGAAGTGATTTTAATGGAGACGGAAAACAAACTGACCCATGAAATTGCGACGCGCATTCGAGATGCCGAACGTGACATCAAGGACCGAACAGTTAAAACAGCCAAGGACTTGTTAGCGCAAGCCATGCAACGCCTTGCTGGTGAGTATGTGACTGAACAAACTATTACCAGTGTCCATCTCCCAGACGACAACATGAAGGGCCGAATTATTGGACGTGAAGGCCGTAATATTCGTACTTTAGAGAGCTTGACTGGCATTGACGTTATTATTGACGATACTCCTGAAGTTGTTATCTTATCAGGATTTGATCCTATTCGACGTGAAATTGCTCGTATGACCTTGGAATCTCTGATTGCTGATGGTCGCATCCATCCAGCTCGTATCGAGGAATTGGTTGAGAAAAATCGTCTTGAAATGGATAATCGTATTCGTGAGTACGGTGAAGCTGCAGCCTATGAGATTGGTGCACCAAACCTTCATCCTGATTTGATTAAAATCATGGGACGCCTGCAATTCCGTACCTCGTTTGGTCAAAATGTCCTACGTCACTCTGTTGAGGTTGGTAAGTTAGCTGGTATTTTAGCTGGTGAGTTAGGTGAAAATGTTGCTCTTGCCCGCCGTGCTGGTTTCTTGCATGATATGGGTAAAGCTATTGACCGTGAGGTTGAAGGCAGTCACGTTGAGATTGGAATGGAATTTGCACGTAAATACAAAGAACATCCAGTTGTTGTCAACACTATTGCTAGCCACCACGGAGATGTGGAGCCAGATTCTGTGATCGCTGTGCTAGTAGCTGCAGCAGACGCTCTCAGTTCGGCTCGTCCAGGCGCTCGTAATGAGTCAATGGAGAATTACATCAAGCGTCTTCGTGATTTAGAAGAAATCGCGACAAGTTTTGATGGGGTACAAAATAGTTTTGCTCTACAAGCTGGACGTGAGATTCGTATTATGGTTCAACCTGAAAAAATTTCAGATGATCAGGTTGTCATTTTGTCGCATAAAGTAAGAGAAAAAATTGAAAACAATCTAGATTACCCAGGAAATATTAAAGTAACTGTTATTCGTGAGATGAGAGCGGTTGATTATGCCAAGTAG
- a CDS encoding Stp1/IreP family PP2C-type Ser/Thr phosphatase: MKISLKTDIGQKRSNNQDFINKFDNKKGITLVILADGMGGHRAGNIASEMTVTDLGREWVKTDFTELSQIRDWLFETIQSENQRIYDLGQSEDFKGMGTTVEAVALVESSAIYAHIGDSRIGLVHDGHYTLLTSDHSLVNELVKAGQITEEEAASHPQRNIITQSIGQASPVEPDLGVRVLEPGDYLVINSDGLTNMISNDEIVTILGSKVSLDEKNQEMIDLANLRGGLDNITIALVHNESEDVE, encoded by the coding sequence ATGAAGATTTCATTAAAAACAGACATTGGGCAAAAACGCTCAAACAATCAAGATTTTATCAATAAGTTTGATAATAAAAAAGGCATCACTTTAGTGATTTTAGCAGACGGTATGGGTGGCCACAGAGCTGGAAATATTGCCAGTGAGATGACAGTCACAGACCTGGGAAGAGAATGGGTAAAAACAGACTTCACAGAGTTAAGTCAGATTAGAGATTGGTTATTTGAAACTATCCAGTCAGAAAATCAACGGATTTATGATCTAGGCCAATCAGAAGACTTTAAAGGAATGGGAACGACTGTTGAAGCAGTAGCTTTAGTTGAATCTAGCGCCATTTATGCTCATATTGGTGATTCACGGATTGGTCTTGTCCATGATGGGCATTATACCTTATTGACCAGTGATCATTCTTTAGTGAATGAGTTGGTTAAGGCAGGACAGATCACAGAAGAAGAAGCTGCTAGCCATCCACAAAGAAATATTATCACTCAATCTATTGGTCAAGCTTCCCCAGTAGAGCCTGATTTAGGAGTGAGGGTTTTGGAGCCAGGGGATTATCTTGTCATTAACAGTGATGGTCTAACCAATATGATTTCAAATGATGAAATTGTGACTATCTTGGGCAGTAAGGTTAGTCTTGATGAAAAAAACCAAGAAATGATTGACTTAGCTAACCTAAGAGGAGGCCTAGATAATATTACAATCGCTTTGGTTCATAACGAAAGTGAGGACGTCGAATGA
- the fmt gene encoding methionyl-tRNA formyltransferase has protein sequence MIKLLFMGTPQFSATVLKGLLDNPAYEILGVVTQPDRAVGRKKDIKVTPVKQLALEHGIAIYQPEKLSGSQELIEIMGLGADGIITAAFGQFLPTILLDSVSFAINVHASLLPKYRGGAPIHYAIMNGDKEAGVTIMEMIKEMDAGDMVAKASTPILETDNVGTLFEKLAIIGRDLLLDSLPAYLSGELKPIPQDHSQATFSPNISPEHEKLDWTMSNQEVFNHIRGMNPWPVAHTFLEGQRLKIYEAQLAEGEGLPGQVVVKTKKSLVIATGQGALSLIVVQPAGKPKMSIIDFLNGIGRKLEVGDIIGR, from the coding sequence ATGATAAAATTATTATTTATGGGAACTCCCCAATTTTCAGCAACTGTATTGAAGGGCTTGCTAGATAATCCTGCCTATGAGATTTTAGGAGTGGTTACTCAGCCTGATCGAGCTGTTGGACGCAAAAAAGATATTAAGGTAACACCTGTAAAGCAATTAGCTCTTGAGCATGGAATAGCAATCTATCAGCCGGAAAAATTATCAGGCTCTCAAGAACTCATTGAGATTATGGGACTTGGTGCAGATGGTATTATTACAGCAGCATTTGGCCAATTTTTACCAACAATATTACTTGATTCAGTTTCATTTGCTATTAATGTACATGCATCATTGTTACCTAAATATCGAGGTGGAGCACCTATCCATTATGCTATTATGAATGGAGATAAAGAGGCCGGCGTTACTATTATGGAAATGATTAAAGAAATGGATGCAGGTGACATGGTCGCTAAAGCAAGCACTCCAATTCTTGAAACCGATAATGTAGGTACTCTTTTTGAGAAATTAGCCATCATTGGTCGAGACTTACTTTTGGATAGTTTGCCAGCTTATCTTTCTGGAGAATTAAAACCTATTCCTCAAGATCACAGCCAAGCTACTTTTTCACCTAATATCTCTCCAGAACATGAAAAATTAGATTGGACAATGTCTAATCAAGAAGTGTTCAATCATATTCGAGGTATGAACCCTTGGCCGGTAGCGCATACGTTTTTAGAGGGGCAACGTTTAAAAATTTACGAAGCTCAACTAGCTGAAGGAGAGGGATTACCTGGACAAGTTGTTGTCAAAACCAAAAAATCTTTGGTAATAGCTACTGGACAAGGTGCTTTGTCCTTGATCGTTGTGCAACCGGCTGGTAAACCTAAAATGTCAATAATAGACTTTTTAAACGGCATTGGTAGAAAACTTGAAGTAGGGGACATCATTGGCAGATAA
- the rpoZ gene encoding DNA-directed RNA polymerase subunit omega, with amino-acid sequence MMLKPSIDTLLDKVPSKYSLVILQAKRAHELEAGATPTQEFKSVKSTLQALEEIESGNVVIHPDPSAKREAVRAKIEAERLAKEEEERKIKEQIAKEKEEEGEKI; translated from the coding sequence ATGATGTTAAAACCTTCCATTGATACCTTATTAGATAAAGTACCATCCAAGTATTCACTTGTGATTTTACAAGCCAAACGTGCCCATGAACTAGAAGCTGGTGCCACTCCAACTCAAGAATTTAAATCAGTGAAGTCAACACTTCAGGCACTTGAAGAAATTGAATCAGGAAACGTTGTGATTCACCCAGATCCTTCAGCTAAACGTGAAGCTGTCCGTGCTAAGATTGAGGCAGAACGCTTGGCCAAAGAGGAAGAGGAACGTAAAATCAAAGAACAAATTGCCAAAGAAAAAGAAGAAGAAGGAGAAAAAATCTAA
- a CDS encoding CoA transferase subunit A, protein MCKEITIKEAVAHVKDGDTIMVGGFMTNGTPEKLIDALVEKGVKDLTLICNDAGFPDKGVGKMVANKQFSTIIASHIGLNREAGRQMTEGETVIDLVPQGTLAERIRSGGFGLGGFLTPTGIGTEVAKGKEVITIDGKDYLLEKPLKADVALIFANKADKNGNLQYAGSENNFNHVMAANAKTTIVEAREIVDVGQMDPNFVHTPGIFVNYLVKGA, encoded by the coding sequence ATGTGTAAAGAAATCACAATAAAAGAAGCGGTAGCTCACGTTAAAGATGGTGATACCATTATGGTTGGTGGCTTCATGACAAATGGCACACCAGAAAAATTAATTGATGCACTTGTGGAAAAAGGTGTCAAAGACCTCACTTTAATCTGTAACGATGCCGGTTTTCCTGACAAAGGCGTTGGTAAGATGGTTGCCAATAAACAGTTTTCAACTATTATTGCATCACATATCGGTCTCAACCGTGAAGCAGGCCGACAAATGACTGAGGGCGAGACTGTAATTGATCTTGTACCTCAGGGAACATTAGCTGAGCGCATCCGCAGTGGCGGTTTTGGGCTAGGCGGTTTCTTAACACCTACTGGAATAGGAACCGAAGTTGCCAAAGGAAAAGAAGTCATTACTATTGACGGCAAAGACTACCTTCTTGAAAAACCTTTGAAAGCTGATGTCGCACTTATTTTTGCTAACAAGGCAGATAAAAATGGCAATTTGCAATACGCAGGTTCTGAAAATAACTTTAATCATGTGATGGCTGCTAATGCGAAAACCACCATTGTTGAAGCAAGAGAAATTGTTGACGTGGGGCAAATGGATCCTAATTTTGTCCATACTCCTGGCATTTTTGTTAACTACTTAGTGAAAGGAGCCTAA
- a CDS encoding primosomal protein N': MEKVAHVIVDIPLMQTDKPFSYGIPKELVSLVQLGSRVHVPFGKGNRLLQGFIIGFGQEDSSSLKLIQTVLDPEPVLNQEQLTLADQLRKTVFSYKITLLKAMIPNLLNSNYDKVLRPESGLKKSDRDFLFEGKPSVLYSTLDREKEKIALKGIQAGHITVSYLAKDKKNLKTEKYYHVDLDALAVHPISSRAKKRQLLKDYLLTHTKEAKLATLYQAFSRDVVAYFVTNHLIRIDERPIDRSESYFDQIKPSSFLTLNEQQASAVTEIVEQIGKPSKPFLIEGITGSGKTEVYLHIIEAVLKQDKTAIVLVPEISLTPQMTSRFISRFGKQVAIMHSGLSDGEKFDEWRKIKTGQAKVVVGARSAIFSPLERIGAIIIDEEHESTYKQESNPRYHAREVALLRAKHHQAVVVMGSATPSIESRARASKGVYHFIQLTQRANPLAKIPEVTIVDFRDYIGQQAVSNFTPYLIDKIKERLVKKEQVVLMLNRRGYSSFVMCRDCGYVDKCPNCDISLTLHMDTKTMNCHYCGFQKPIPITCPECHSNSIRYYGTGTQKAFDELQGVIPEAKILRMDVDTTRKKRSHKTILDSFGRQEADILLGTQMIAKGLDFPNVTLVGVLNADTSLNLPDFRASEKTFQLLTQVAGRAGRAHKPGEVLIQTYNPDHYAIQLAKKQDFEAFYRYEMSIRHQMAYPPYYFTVGITLSHRLEASVVKKAYQVTELLKSHLSDNIKILGPTPKPIARTHNLYHYQILLKYRFEDNLEETLNRILDWSQEADNRHLKLIIDCEPQQFL; the protein is encoded by the coding sequence ATGGAAAAAGTAGCTCATGTGATTGTAGATATTCCATTGATGCAAACGGACAAGCCATTTTCTTATGGTATTCCAAAAGAGTTAGTTTCTCTCGTGCAGCTTGGTTCTCGTGTGCATGTTCCTTTTGGAAAAGGGAATCGTTTGTTGCAAGGCTTTATTATTGGTTTTGGCCAAGAAGATTCAAGCTCTCTTAAACTGATTCAGACCGTTTTAGATCCTGAGCCAGTCCTAAACCAAGAGCAATTGACCCTTGCTGATCAGCTTCGAAAAACAGTTTTTTCTTATAAAATCACGCTCTTAAAAGCAATGATTCCTAATCTTCTTAACTCTAACTATGATAAAGTGCTAAGGCCAGAGTCAGGTCTAAAAAAGTCTGATAGGGACTTTCTTTTTGAAGGAAAACCATCTGTCTTATATTCTACCTTAGACCGCGAGAAGGAAAAAATAGCTCTTAAGGGCATACAAGCTGGGCATATTACTGTTAGTTATTTAGCCAAAGACAAGAAAAACCTAAAGACAGAAAAATATTATCACGTCGACTTAGACGCCTTAGCGGTACATCCCATCTCTAGTCGTGCCAAAAAGCGTCAATTATTAAAAGACTATCTGCTAACCCATACGAAGGAAGCTAAACTTGCAACGCTTTATCAAGCCTTTTCTAGAGATGTGGTGGCTTACTTTGTGACAAATCACTTAATTCGTATTGACGAACGTCCAATTGATCGCAGTGAGTCCTATTTTGACCAGATCAAACCATCTTCTTTTTTAACCTTAAATGAACAGCAGGCGTCAGCTGTTACTGAAATTGTTGAACAAATTGGGAAACCGAGTAAACCTTTTTTGATTGAAGGGATTACAGGTTCGGGTAAGACAGAAGTTTATCTTCATATCATCGAAGCGGTTTTAAAACAGGATAAGACAGCCATTGTTTTAGTGCCAGAAATTTCGTTGACTCCTCAGATGACCTCTCGTTTTATTTCCCGTTTCGGAAAGCAAGTGGCTATTATGCATTCAGGCTTATCAGATGGTGAAAAGTTTGATGAGTGGCGCAAGATAAAAACAGGACAGGCTAAGGTTGTGGTTGGTGCCCGCTCTGCTATTTTCTCCCCACTAGAGCGGATTGGTGCAATTATTATCGATGAGGAGCATGAATCAACCTATAAACAAGAAAGCAACCCTAGATACCATGCCAGAGAGGTTGCCCTGCTCAGAGCTAAACACCATCAAGCAGTTGTGGTTATGGGCTCTGCTACGCCAAGTATTGAAAGCCGAGCAAGGGCTAGTAAGGGTGTCTATCATTTTATTCAATTAACGCAAAGAGCAAACCCTCTTGCTAAGATTCCAGAAGTAACGATTGTTGATTTTCGTGATTATATTGGACAGCAAGCAGTTAGTAATTTTACCCCATATTTGATTGATAAGATTAAAGAACGTTTGGTTAAAAAAGAACAAGTTGTCTTAATGTTAAATAGACGTGGTTATTCTAGTTTTGTGATGTGTCGGGACTGTGGTTATGTGGACAAATGTCCCAACTGTGATATCTCTTTAACCCTTCACATGGATACTAAAACTATGAATTGCCATTACTGTGGGTTTCAAAAACCTATCCCAATTACTTGTCCTGAGTGTCATAGCAATAGTATCCGCTATTATGGCACTGGAACTCAAAAAGCTTTTGATGAATTGCAAGGGGTTATTCCAGAAGCTAAGATCTTGAGAATGGATGTTGACACCACACGAAAAAAAAGAAGTCACAAAACCATACTAGATAGTTTTGGTCGCCAGGAAGCAGATATTTTGTTAGGGACGCAAATGATTGCCAAAGGACTGGATTTTCCAAATGTGACTTTAGTTGGGGTACTAAATGCAGATACTTCCTTAAATTTGCCGGATTTTCGAGCGTCAGAAAAAACGTTTCAATTGTTAACACAGGTTGCTGGTCGGGCAGGCCGTGCCCATAAGCCAGGAGAGGTCTTGATTCAAACTTATAATCCCGATCACTATGCTATTCAATTAGCTAAGAAACAAGATTTTGAAGCTTTTTACCGTTATGAGATGTCTATTCGTCATCAAATGGCTTATCCCCCTTACTACTTTACAGTGGGTATTACGCTTTCGCATCGTTTAGAAGCATCGGTTGTAAAAAAAGCTTATCAAGTTACAGAACTGCTAAAGAGTCACTTATCGGATAATATTAAAATATTAGGACCGACTCCTAAGCCAATTGCTAGAACACACAATTTATACCACTATCAAATTTTGTTAAAATACCGTTTTGAAGATAACCTAGAAGAGACGCTCAATCGTATTCTTGATTGGAGTCAAGAAGCAGATAATCGTCATTTAAAACTAATTATTGATTGTGAACCGCAACAATTTTTATAA
- a CDS encoding LysR family transcriptional regulator: MDIKQIRYFIAIVENHFNLSQAAELLYVSQPTLSMMINDFEKRENVKLFKRKRGRIIGLTYLGDNYYKDAQKVLSLYDDMFLKLHDHSKGLKGSINIGIPPLILSVVFSEVMPKLILENPGIQFNVKEIGAYQLKNELLVGNVDVAVLLSPTGIADNLVETYEIQRSELSVCLSPRHRLASKKVIQWEDLTDEQLALFDPSFMVHHLVLEACERHQVRPNIILTSSSWDFMLNSTKINHNVLTICPKPITELYQLKDIKCIPMERPISWRVVLTRLRKKSYSEIEAYIMDDLLQSFFK, translated from the coding sequence TTGGATATTAAACAAATTCGTTATTTTATCGCAATCGTTGAAAATCATTTTAACTTGAGCCAGGCGGCGGAACTGTTGTATGTGTCGCAGCCGACACTTAGCATGATGATCAATGATTTTGAAAAAAGAGAAAATGTTAAGCTCTTCAAACGAAAAAGAGGTCGTATTATTGGGTTAACCTATCTTGGTGATAATTATTATAAGGACGCTCAAAAGGTTCTCAGTCTCTATGATGACATGTTTTTGAAATTGCATGATCACAGTAAAGGGTTAAAGGGAAGTATCAATATTGGTATTCCTCCTCTTATTTTATCAGTTGTTTTCTCAGAAGTAATGCCAAAACTGATTTTAGAAAATCCGGGGATTCAATTCAATGTTAAGGAGATTGGTGCTTACCAACTAAAAAATGAACTACTCGTGGGAAATGTTGACGTCGCAGTCTTGTTATCCCCAACAGGCATCGCTGATAATTTGGTTGAGACTTATGAAATCCAGAGATCAGAATTATCTGTATGCCTGTCTCCACGCCATCGTTTAGCTTCCAAAAAAGTTATTCAGTGGGAAGATTTAACAGATGAACAACTTGCCCTATTTGATCCTAGTTTCATGGTTCACCATTTAGTGCTTGAAGCTTGCGAGCGTCACCAAGTCAGACCTAATATTATTTTGACGTCCTCTTCCTGGGATTTTATGCTTAATTCTACCAAGATTAATCACAACGTCTTAACTATTTGTCCCAAACCTATTACAGAATTATACCAATTAAAGGACATTAAGTGTATTCCAATGGAACGTCCCATTTCTTGGCGTGTTGTCTTAACACGCCTCCGGAAAAAAAGTTATTCTGAAATAGAAGCCTACATCATGGACGACTTGCTACAGTCTTTTTTTAAGTAG
- a CDS encoding acetyl-CoA C-acetyltransferase encodes MKNIVIVEALRTPIGAFGGSFKSVSAVELGTTVLKKILDKTQVKPEMVDEVILGNVLHAGLGQNVARQVAVHSGIPEDKTAFTLDMVCGSGLKAIQLAAQSIMLGDADIVIAGGVENMSQAAYVSTQHRFGQRLGNSQLIDTLVHDGLTDAFNNYHMGITAENVAQKYGISREEQDQFALESQEKAAKALENHRFADEIVPVSVPQRRKDPLIVTTDEYPKVDTSLEKLQQLRPAFLPKEGTVTAGNASGINDGAALLMLMTEEKALELGLTPLVTIESYASAGVAPELMGTGPIPATQKALKKAGLTISDLDLVESNEAFAAQSLAVLKDLKLNPEIVNVNGGAIALGHPIGASGARILVTLIHEMKKRQVTRGLATLCIGGGQGTAVIVKNNT; translated from the coding sequence ATGAAAAACATAGTTATCGTTGAAGCTTTACGAACTCCTATCGGAGCTTTTGGAGGCTCCTTTAAAAGTGTCTCTGCTGTTGAACTTGGAACAACTGTACTGAAAAAAATCCTTGATAAAACGCAAGTAAAGCCTGAAATGGTTGATGAAGTCATCCTAGGAAACGTCCTTCATGCAGGCCTAGGACAAAATGTGGCAAGACAAGTTGCAGTCCACTCAGGAATTCCTGAAGATAAAACAGCTTTCACATTAGATATGGTTTGCGGTTCTGGACTTAAAGCAATCCAATTAGCTGCGCAAAGCATCATGCTTGGTGACGCTGATATCGTTATTGCTGGTGGTGTCGAAAACATGTCACAAGCAGCCTATGTATCAACTCAGCACCGTTTTGGACAGCGACTTGGTAATAGTCAATTGATTGATACTCTTGTTCATGATGGCTTAACAGATGCTTTTAACAATTACCACATGGGTATTACTGCTGAAAACGTTGCTCAGAAATATGGCATCTCAAGAGAAGAGCAAGATCAATTTGCTTTAGAAAGCCAAGAAAAAGCTGCTAAAGCATTAGAAAATCATCGTTTTGCTGACGAAATTGTCCCTGTCTCTGTGCCTCAACGACGCAAAGACCCTTTAATTGTTACAACAGATGAATACCCAAAAGTTGATACAAGCCTTGAAAAATTACAGCAATTACGTCCTGCTTTCCTCCCTAAAGAAGGAACCGTTACTGCTGGGAATGCCTCAGGAATAAACGATGGTGCAGCCTTATTGATGTTAATGACTGAAGAAAAAGCTCTTGAATTAGGGTTAACACCTTTAGTCACTATTGAAAGCTATGCTAGTGCAGGTGTTGCACCTGAACTGATGGGAACTGGACCAATTCCTGCCACTCAAAAAGCCCTTAAGAAAGCTGGATTAACAATTTCTGATTTGGACTTAGTGGAGTCCAATGAAGCATTTGCAGCACAGTCCTTGGCGGTTTTAAAAGATTTAAAGTTAAACCCAGAAATCGTGAATGTTAATGGAGGAGCCATCGCTTTAGGTCATCCTATTGGTGCCAGTGGCGCTCGCATTCTAGTCACATTAATCCACGAAATGAAAAAACGCCAAGTAACCAGAGGACTAGCAACACTTTGCATTGGTGGAGGACAAGGAACTGCTGTTATCGTGAAAAACAATACTTAG
- the rsmB gene encoding 16S rRNA (cytosine(967)-C(5))-methyltransferase RsmB, with product MADNWKKSTRGKALLVIEAIFDQGAYTNIALNQQLSNKALSAKDRALLTEIVYGTVSRKISLEWYLAHYVKDRDKLDKWVYYLLMLSLYQLTYLDKLPAHAIVNDAVGIAKNRGNKKGAEKFVNAILRQFTSHPLPDMETIKRRNKYYSVKYSLPVWLVKKLEDQFGSDRSVAIMESLFVRSKASIRVTDPLKLEEVAEALDAERSLLSATGLTKASGHFAASDYFTNGDITIQDESSQLVAPTLNIDGDDIILDACSAPGGKTSHIASYLKTGKVIALDLYDHKLELVKENANRLGVADNIETRKLDAREVHRHFEKDSFDKILVDAPCSGIGLIRRKPDIKYNKESQDFNALQAIQLEILSSVCQTLRKGGIITYSTCTIFDEENRQVIEAFLQSHPNFEQVKLNHTQADIVKDGYLIITPEQYQTDGFFIGQVRRVL from the coding sequence TTGGCAGATAATTGGAAAAAAAGTACGCGAGGCAAAGCCCTCCTTGTCATTGAAGCTATTTTTGATCAGGGGGCTTACACAAACATAGCGCTTAATCAGCAACTAAGCAATAAAGCTTTATCTGCTAAGGACAGAGCTCTATTAACTGAGATTGTATATGGTACCGTTTCACGTAAAATTAGCTTGGAATGGTATTTAGCCCATTATGTCAAAGACCGAGATAAATTGGACAAATGGGTTTATTATCTCCTTATGCTCAGTCTTTATCAACTGACTTATTTAGATAAGTTACCAGCGCATGCCATTGTTAACGATGCGGTTGGTATTGCCAAAAATCGTGGCAATAAAAAAGGTGCAGAGAAGTTTGTCAATGCTATTTTACGTCAATTCACCAGCCATCCTCTCCCAGATATGGAAACAATTAAGCGTCGAAATAAGTATTATTCGGTCAAGTATTCACTGCCTGTTTGGTTGGTTAAAAAGTTAGAAGACCAATTTGGTTCTGACAGATCAGTGGCCATCATGGAAAGTTTATTTGTGCGTAGTAAGGCTAGTATTCGCGTGACAGACCCTTTGAAGCTAGAGGAAGTTGCTGAGGCTTTAGATGCAGAACGTTCCCTTTTATCAGCAACTGGTTTAACCAAAGCGTCAGGTCATTTTGCAGCCAGTGATTATTTCACAAATGGGGACATCACTATTCAAGATGAAAGCAGTCAGCTTGTAGCTCCTACTTTAAACATTGACGGTGACGACATAATTCTTGATGCGTGTAGCGCTCCAGGGGGCAAGACCTCTCATATAGCATCTTACTTAAAAACAGGTAAAGTTATTGCCTTAGATCTCTATGATCATAAACTAGAGTTGGTGAAGGAAAATGCTAACCGCTTAGGAGTTGCTGATAACATTGAGACAAGAAAACTAGATGCCAGAGAGGTTCATCGTCATTTTGAAAAGGATAGCTTTGATAAGATTTTGGTGGATGCTCCTTGCTCAGGAATTGGTTTGATTCGTCGAAAACCCGATATCAAATATAATAAAGAAAGTCAAGATTTCAATGCTCTGCAAGCTATCCAGCTAGAGATATTGTCTAGTGTTTGTCAAACCTTGCGTAAAGGTGGTATAATAACATACAGTACTTGCACTATTTTTGATGAGGAGAATCGTCAAGTCATCGAAGCATTTTTACAGAGTCATCCTAATTTTGAACAAGTAAAACTGAACCATACACAAGCAGATATTGTCAAGGATGGTTATCTTATTATCACACCAGAACAATACCAGACTGATGGCTTCTTTATTGGACAAGTCAGACGAGTCTTGTAG
- the gmk gene encoding guanylate kinase, translated as MSERGLLIVFSGPSGVGKGTVRQEIFSTPDHKFEYSVSMTTRPQRPGEVDGVDYFFRTREEFEELIKTGQMLEYAEYVGNYYGTPLTYVNETLDKGIDVFLEIEVQGALQVKSKVPDGVFVFLTPPDLDELEDRLVGRGTDSQEVIAQRIERAKEEIALMREYDYAVVNDEVALAAERVKRIIETEHFRVERVIGRYDKMIKITKNSFKAK; from the coding sequence ATGTCTGAACGCGGTTTGTTAATCGTCTTTTCTGGCCCTTCAGGTGTCGGAAAAGGAACGGTAAGACAAGAAATTTTTTCAACGCCAGATCATAAATTTGAATATTCGGTTTCAATGACGACTCGTCCGCAAAGACCGGGCGAGGTTGATGGGGTTGATTATTTCTTCCGCACACGTGAAGAATTTGAAGAACTCATTAAAACTGGTCAAATGCTAGAGTATGCTGAATATGTTGGTAATTACTATGGCACCCCTTTAACTTATGTTAATGAGACTCTTGATAAGGGAATTGATGTCTTTTTAGAAATTGAAGTTCAAGGAGCTCTTCAGGTTAAGTCAAAAGTACCAGATGGTGTTTTTGTTTTTTTAACACCACCAGATTTAGATGAATTAGAAGACCGCCTGGTTGGTCGTGGTACAGATAGTCAAGAAGTCATAGCTCAACGTATTGAAAGAGCAAAAGAAGAAATTGCCCTTATGCGCGAATACGATTATGCAGTTGTTAATGATGAAGTTGCCTTGGCAGCTGAGCGGGTTAAGCGTATCATTGAGACAGAACACTTTCGTGTGGAGCGCGTGATTGGTCGTTATGATAAAATGATTAAAATAACAAAAAATTCCTTTAAAGCTAAATAG